CGACGCGCGGCGAGGGCTGGGCGCCGCCGGCGACAAGCTGAGCACGGTACGCGTCGACGACGAGGCGATGCACGTCGACGCGGCGGTGGCCGATGCGCCGCGCACCACGGTCGACGACGTGCTGGCGCTGCCCGGGTTCGACGAATATCTGCTCGGCTACCGGGACCGCACGCTGATGCTCGACCCCGCGCACCAGGCCGCCGTGGTGCCGGGAAACAACGGCATCTTCCAGGCCACCGTGGTCCACGCGGGCCGGGTGGTGGGCCTGTGGAAGCGCCGGCTGGGCCGGACCGCGGTCACCGTGACGATCAAGCCGCTGACGCCGCTCGCCACCACCACGCGCGCCCGGGTGGAGCAGGCCCTGATGCGGTACGCCGACTTCGTGGGGCTGCCGCCCCGGTTCGACTGGTCGGCCTAGACGGCGTCAGTCGGTGTGGCCGGCGGCTGACCCCCACGCGGCCGGGCTGTGGTCAGGAGGTCGACGATCCGGGCTGCCCGGGGGTCCGTGCGGATCTGCGCCACGGTGGCCGGCAGTGGCAGTCGCCAGTTCGGATATTCGTCCACCGTGCCCGGCATGTTGGGCTGGCGCACCTCGCCCAGCACGTCGTAGAGGGAGACACCGATCAGCCGGGCCGGGCTTGCCGCGAGCGCGGCGTGCATCCCGACCACCACCTCACCGTCGTCAGGCTGAGCCTGCTCTGACCCCGGGTCGGGCGTCTGCGGCAGCAGCGCCTCGTCGCGCAGCATCGTCAGCAGACGCTCCCGGTCGGCGACGGCTCGGGCCCGTTCCACCGTCACGTCGGTGCTGAGCAGCTTCAACTCGTCGCGCACCCGTACGTGCTCACCGGTCAGGAAGCCCGGCGCGGTGGGCAGGTCGTGGGTGGAGATCGTGGCGAGGGCGTTGCGCGGCCACCGGGCCGGTGGGACGAAGTCACCCTCGTCGTCGCGCGCGAACCACAGCACGGTGGAGCCGAGCATGTTGCGCCCGCGCAACCCTCGGGTCACCGTTGGTTGGACGGTGCCGAGATCCTCACCGACCACCACCGCGCCGGCCCGGTGCGCCTCCAGCGCGAGGATGCCCAGCATCGCCTCGGCGTCGTAGCGGACATAGGTGCCCTCGGCCGCTCCGCCGCCCGGCGGCACCCACCACAGCCGCCACAGGCCGGCGACGTGGTCGACCCGCAGGCCAGCCGCGTGCCGCAGGGTCCGGCGCAGCATGTCCCGGTAGGCCGCGTAGCCGGTTGCGGCGAGCCGGTCCGGGCGCCACGCGGCGAGCCCCCAGTCCTGGCCGAGCTGGTTGAAGTCGTCCGGCGGTGCGCCGACCCGCACGCCCTGGGCCAGCACGTCGGCGAGCTGCCAACCGTCCGCGCCGCCCGGGTCGATGCCGACGGCCAGGTCGTGCACGACGCCGACCGGCATCCCGGCCGACCGGGCCGCCGCCGTGACGGCGTCGAGCTGCTCGTCGCACAGGTGTTGCAGCCAGGCGTGGAAGGCCACCCGGTCGGCGAGCTGCCGACGCTGCTCGGCGACCGCCGGGGCGTCCGGGTGGTGCAGCTCCGCCGGCCAGGCACGCCAGTCGTTGCCGTGCCGCTCGGCCAGCGCGCACCAGGTGGCGAAGCTGACCAGTGCCGGGTCCGCCGCAAGGTCCACCGGCTGGGCGTACGGGTGCAGCAGCTCCAGGGCGTGCCGCTTGGCGGCCCACACCCCGTCGTAGTCGATCAGGTCACCACGGTCGGGGCGCAACGCGTCGACCACCGCACGGGTCGCCGGGTCCGCCGCCCGGTACGCGCCGGTGTCGCTGACCCGCAGGTAGAGCGGGTTGACGAAGCGTCGACTGGCTGGCGAATAGGGTGAGGCGGCGACCGGGTGCGCCGGCCCGACCGCGTGCAGCGGGTTGAGCAGCACCAGCCCCGCACCGGTGGCACCGGCCCACCCGGTGAACTCGGCGAGGTCACCGAGGTCGCCCATGCCCCAGGAGCGTTCCGAGCTGAGCGCGTAGAGCTGGAGCATCCAACCCCAGGTGCGCGGCGGCACCGGCAGCCGGCGGGGCACCACCACCAGCGTCACCTCCCGGCCGGCGCAGGCCAGCCGGTGCCAGCCCAGCGGCAGGTCTGACGGCAACTCGCCGTCGACAGCGCGGCGGCCACCGTCCTCGAGGGTCACCACACCGGCGCCGGGCAGTGCCCGGGTGGTGCCGTGGGCGAGCACGACCGTCTCCGGCAGTGCGCCCCGATCGACCGCGCGGGCGGCGGCGAGTGCGTCGGCGATGGCCGACGGGCTGGTGGCGTCCACGCCGAGCAGGCCGAGCACGCCCACGACCGTCTCCGGGGCGACCTCGACGCG
The window above is part of the Micromonospora sp. LH3U1 genome. Proteins encoded here:
- the malQ gene encoding 4-alpha-glucanotransferase — encoded protein: MNRRLAALANAHGVSTWYEDWRHRRVEVAPETVVGVLGLLGVDATSPSAIADALAAARAVDRGALPETVVLAHGTTRALPGAGVVTLEDGGRRAVDGELPSDLPLGWHRLACAGREVTLVVVPRRLPVPPRTWGWMLQLYALSSERSWGMGDLGDLAEFTGWAGATGAGLVLLNPLHAVGPAHPVAASPYSPASRRFVNPLYLRVSDTGAYRAADPATRAVVDALRPDRGDLIDYDGVWAAKRHALELLHPYAQPVDLAADPALVSFATWCALAERHGNDWRAWPAELHHPDAPAVAEQRRQLADRVAFHAWLQHLCDEQLDAVTAAARSAGMPVGVVHDLAVGIDPGGADGWQLADVLAQGVRVGAPPDDFNQLGQDWGLAAWRPDRLAATGYAAYRDMLRRTLRHAAGLRVDHVAGLWRLWWVPPGGGAAEGTYVRYDAEAMLGILALEAHRAGAVVVGEDLGTVQPTVTRGLRGRNMLGSTVLWFARDDEGDFVPPARWPRNALATISTHDLPTAPGFLTGEHVRVRDELKLLSTDVTVERARAVADRERLLTMLRDEALLPQTPDPGSEQAQPDDGEVVVGMHAALAASPARLIGVSLYDVLGEVRQPNMPGTVDEYPNWRLPLPATVAQIRTDPRAARIVDLLTTARPRGGQPPATPTDAV